In Spinacia oleracea cultivar Varoflay chromosome 5, BTI_SOV_V1, whole genome shotgun sequence, a single window of DNA contains:
- the LOC110799342 gene encoding uncharacterized protein isoform X5 — translation MEVKTMNKESTNNDEKMKNKKGEGKTSKIAESQGSVGRTAIPLIEFTTSATKTTSNASASDGSGIKVSMFDYTVENHFKAMDMIYKLCGEELNGGLVDGQVERLASTITFLSEWRYFNYNPRTVRFMSKTGRPNGIEAHNEILLSQFSSAMVPKCDMEAGKGPSSVLSTDSRKDFVLYVGGLVWSLDWCPRIDQGTNSRAKCEFIAVAAHPPDSTYHKLGDPRIGRGMIQIWCLLNCTSNDVMQAPVGSIKRKYQTNKVANKGESKVSKPVRPRGRPRKNPIEKITVKDPECQISPPLDIQLPENILEVRPANEIMLSTHASQDTSTLISKAKEKHQIIVVSKEENIQKKPRGNVRKSAIKNSIEDSEYQFIPALAVRLSEHSSNGPPVDENIRIDPSPRKGTQRKRKAVHNENVTVDEISRILNSDGRSFEAPNIEFPESMENISVTEDNLLNASGPLEQTGKRRTSKRVLASDMDCTLAVLRRRLSNKSKACNNLDLDNSGLPIENLGEGPSLASLDETYFQQGNMVSGGDAVTGLPVLSSGGGHILEDVILPRVVLCLGHDGKVAWDVKWRPPADADESVNRHRLGYLAVVLGDGSVEVWEVPSPQIINCIYASRHAKDADPRDPRFAKLKPVFRCSVLKYGDRQSMPLIVEWSASPPHDLILAGCHDGVVALWKFSVDVPSEDARPLLCFSAETGPIRALTWAPYEGDPESSNIIVTAGHAGLKFWDLRDPFRPLWDANPSQRFIYGLDWVPDPRCVLVSYDDGTLRMLSLTRAAYDVPITGQPFSGTQLQGSHSYNCSSFAVWNIHVSRLTGMVAYCCADGTVLYFQVSHACFADVAFIIRGNTESVVAR, via the exons ATGGAGGTCAAAACCATGAACAAAGAGTCAACCAATAACGACGAGAAGATGAAGAACAAAAAAGGAGAGGGAAAAACAAGTAAAATAGCGGAATCCCAAGGTTCTGTAGGAAGAACAGCAATACCTTTGATTGAGTTTACTACTTCTGCTACTAAGACTACTAGTAATGCTTCTGCTAGCGACGGTTCGGGCATCAAAGTTTCGATGTTTGATTATACTGTTGAGAATCATTTTAAGGCAATGGATATGATCTACAAGCTTTGTGGTGAAGAGTTAAATGGTGGTTTGGTTGATGGCCAGGTTGAACGCCTAGCATCTACAATCACTTTCCTTAG TGAGTGGAGATACTTCAATTACAATCCAAGAACTGTTCGCTTTATGTCCAAAACAGGACGTCCCAATGGGATTGAAGCTCATAATGAGATACTTTTATCTCAATTCTCATCTGCTATGGTGCCAAAGTGTGATATGGAG GCAGGTAAAGGTCCCAGTTCCGTATTGTCTACTGATTCCAG GAAAGATTTTGTCTTATATGTTGGTGGACTAGTTTGGTCATTGGATTGGTGTCCCAGGATAGATCAAGGAACAAACTCTCGTGCAAAATGTGAG TTTATTGCTGTTGCTGCCCATCCTCCTGATTCAACTTACCACAAGCTTGGAGATCCACGTATTGGCCGAGGGATGATTCAGATATGGTGTCTATTAAACTGTACATCAAACGATGTTATGCAAGCTCCTGTAGGGAGCATAAAACGGAAATATCAAACCAATAAGGTTGCAAATAAGGGAGAGAGTAAAGTCAGCAAACCCGTGAGGCCTAGAGGAAGACCTAGAAAGAATCCAATAGAGAAAATTACTGTCAAAGACCCTGAATGTCAGATCAGTCCACCTCTTGATATTCAGCTTCCAGAAAATATATTAGAGGTGCGTCCTGCTAATGAAATCATGCTGAGCACTCATGCCTCCCAGGATACATCAACTCTTATCagtaaagcaaaagaaaaacatCAAATTATTGTGGTTTCTAAGGAGGAAAACATACAAAAGAAACCCAGAGGAAATGTTAGAAAGAGTGCAATTAAGAATTCGATTGAAGATTCTGAATACCAGTTTATACCAGCTCTTGCTGTTCGGCTTTCAGAACATTCATCGAATGGGCCTCCTGTGGATGAAAATATACGGATTGACCCTTCTCCAAGGAAAGGAAcgcaaagaaaaaggaaagctgTCCATAATGAAAATGTTACAGTGGATGAAATTTCAAGAATTCTCAATTCTGATGGACGGTCTTTTGAAGCTCCTAACATTGAGTTTCCAGAAAGTATGGAAAACATTTCCGTAACAGAAGATAATTTATTGAATGCCTCAGGGCCTCTTGAACAAACTGGTAAAAGGCGTACCAGTAAAAGAGTGCTTGCATCTGATATGGATTGCACTCTTGCAGTGTTGAGGAGAAGGTTGAGTAACAAGTCAAAAGCATGTAATAACTTAGACCTTGACAACAGTGGTTTGCCAATTGAAAATTTGGGTGAGGGACCTTCTCTAGCAAGTCTAGACGAAACTTACTTTCAACAAGGTAATATGGTATCAGGAGGAGATGCTGTTACTGGTCTCCCAGTTCTGAGTTCCGGTGGTGGTCATATCCTAGAGGATGTTATTCTCCCTAGAGTTGTCTTGTGCCTGGGTCATGATGGAAAGGTTGCATGGGATGTGAAATGGCGCCCCCCAGCTGATGCTGATGAATCTGTTAACAGGCATAGATTGGGCTATCTTGCTGTTGTTCTTGGGGATGGATCTGTGGAAGT GTGGGAAGTTCCTTCTCCTCAAATAATTAATTGTATCTATGCATCTCGACATGCAAAGGATGCAGATCCTCGAGATCCTCGTTTTGCAAAATTGAAGCCCGTATTCCGATGCTCAGTATTAAAGTATGGTGATAGACAGAG TATGCCTCTGATTGTGGAATGGTCGGCTTCTCCTCCACACGATTTGATATTGGCTGGATGTCATGATGGAGTG GTTGCTTTGTGGAAGTTTTCTGTAGATGTCCCATCTGAAG ATGCCAGACCTCTGCTGTGCTTTAGTGCTGAGACAGGTCCTATTAGAGCCCTTACTTGGGCCCCATATGAAGG TGATCCGGAGAGCTCAAATATAATTGTCACTGCTGGGCATGCAGGGCTGAAATTCTGGGACTTGCG TGATCCGTTCCGGCCTCTGTGGGATGCAAATCCCTCACAGCGTTTCATATATGGTCTTGATTGGGTGCCTGATCCAAG ATGTGTCCTTGTATCCTATGATGATGGAACACTACGGATGCTTAGTTTAACGAGAGCTGCATATGATGTTCCAATTACTGGACAACCTTTCAGTGGAACGCAGCTACAAGGATCGCACAGTTATAATTGTTCATCATTTGCCGTATGGAACATTCATGTGTCACGACTAACAG GGATGGTTGCATATTGCTGCGCAGATGGAACTGTACTCTATTTCCAG
- the LOC110799342 gene encoding uncharacterized protein isoform X6, whose translation MEVKTMNKESTNNDEKMKNKKGEGKTSKIAESQGSVGRTAIPLIEFTTSATKTTSNASASDGSGIKVSMFDYTVENHFKAMDMIYKLCGEELNGGLVDGQVERLASTITFLSEWRYFNYNPRTVRFMSKTGRPNGIEAHNEILLSQFSSAMVPKCDMEAGKGPSSVLSTDSRKDFVLYVGGLVWSLDWCPRIDQGTNSRAKCEFIAVAAHPPDSTYHKLGDPRIGRGMIQIWCLLNCTSNDVMQAPVGSIKRKYQTNKVANKGESKVSKPVRPRGRPRKNPIEKITVKDPECQISPPLDIQLPENILEVRPANEIMLSTHASQDTSTLISKAKEKHQIIVVSKEENIQKKPRGNVRKSAIKNSIEDSEYQFIPALAVRLSEHSSNGPPVDENIRIDPSPRKGTQRKRKAVHNENVTVDEISRILNSDGRSFEAPNIEFPESMENISVTEDNLLNASGPLEQTGKRRTSKRVLASDMDCTLAVLRRRLSNKSKACNNLDLDNSGLPIENLGEGPSLASLDETYFQQGNMVSGGDAVTGLPVLSSGGGHILEDVILPRVVLCLGHDGKVAWDVKWRPPADADESVNRHRLGYLAVVLGDGSVEVWEVPSPQIINCIYASRHAKDADPRDPRFAKLKPVFRCSVLKYGDRQSMPLIVEWSASPPHDLILAGCHDGVVALWKFSVDVPSEDARPLLCFSAETGPIRALTWAPYEGDPESSNIIVTAGHAGLKFWDLRDPFRPLWDANPSQRFIYGLDWVPDPRCVLVSYDDGTLRMLSLTRAAYDVPITGQPFSGTQLQGSHSYNCSSFAVWNIHVSRLTGMVAYCCADGTVLYFQLKQELL comes from the exons ATGGAGGTCAAAACCATGAACAAAGAGTCAACCAATAACGACGAGAAGATGAAGAACAAAAAAGGAGAGGGAAAAACAAGTAAAATAGCGGAATCCCAAGGTTCTGTAGGAAGAACAGCAATACCTTTGATTGAGTTTACTACTTCTGCTACTAAGACTACTAGTAATGCTTCTGCTAGCGACGGTTCGGGCATCAAAGTTTCGATGTTTGATTATACTGTTGAGAATCATTTTAAGGCAATGGATATGATCTACAAGCTTTGTGGTGAAGAGTTAAATGGTGGTTTGGTTGATGGCCAGGTTGAACGCCTAGCATCTACAATCACTTTCCTTAG TGAGTGGAGATACTTCAATTACAATCCAAGAACTGTTCGCTTTATGTCCAAAACAGGACGTCCCAATGGGATTGAAGCTCATAATGAGATACTTTTATCTCAATTCTCATCTGCTATGGTGCCAAAGTGTGATATGGAG GCAGGTAAAGGTCCCAGTTCCGTATTGTCTACTGATTCCAG GAAAGATTTTGTCTTATATGTTGGTGGACTAGTTTGGTCATTGGATTGGTGTCCCAGGATAGATCAAGGAACAAACTCTCGTGCAAAATGTGAG TTTATTGCTGTTGCTGCCCATCCTCCTGATTCAACTTACCACAAGCTTGGAGATCCACGTATTGGCCGAGGGATGATTCAGATATGGTGTCTATTAAACTGTACATCAAACGATGTTATGCAAGCTCCTGTAGGGAGCATAAAACGGAAATATCAAACCAATAAGGTTGCAAATAAGGGAGAGAGTAAAGTCAGCAAACCCGTGAGGCCTAGAGGAAGACCTAGAAAGAATCCAATAGAGAAAATTACTGTCAAAGACCCTGAATGTCAGATCAGTCCACCTCTTGATATTCAGCTTCCAGAAAATATATTAGAGGTGCGTCCTGCTAATGAAATCATGCTGAGCACTCATGCCTCCCAGGATACATCAACTCTTATCagtaaagcaaaagaaaaacatCAAATTATTGTGGTTTCTAAGGAGGAAAACATACAAAAGAAACCCAGAGGAAATGTTAGAAAGAGTGCAATTAAGAATTCGATTGAAGATTCTGAATACCAGTTTATACCAGCTCTTGCTGTTCGGCTTTCAGAACATTCATCGAATGGGCCTCCTGTGGATGAAAATATACGGATTGACCCTTCTCCAAGGAAAGGAAcgcaaagaaaaaggaaagctgTCCATAATGAAAATGTTACAGTGGATGAAATTTCAAGAATTCTCAATTCTGATGGACGGTCTTTTGAAGCTCCTAACATTGAGTTTCCAGAAAGTATGGAAAACATTTCCGTAACAGAAGATAATTTATTGAATGCCTCAGGGCCTCTTGAACAAACTGGTAAAAGGCGTACCAGTAAAAGAGTGCTTGCATCTGATATGGATTGCACTCTTGCAGTGTTGAGGAGAAGGTTGAGTAACAAGTCAAAAGCATGTAATAACTTAGACCTTGACAACAGTGGTTTGCCAATTGAAAATTTGGGTGAGGGACCTTCTCTAGCAAGTCTAGACGAAACTTACTTTCAACAAGGTAATATGGTATCAGGAGGAGATGCTGTTACTGGTCTCCCAGTTCTGAGTTCCGGTGGTGGTCATATCCTAGAGGATGTTATTCTCCCTAGAGTTGTCTTGTGCCTGGGTCATGATGGAAAGGTTGCATGGGATGTGAAATGGCGCCCCCCAGCTGATGCTGATGAATCTGTTAACAGGCATAGATTGGGCTATCTTGCTGTTGTTCTTGGGGATGGATCTGTGGAAGT GTGGGAAGTTCCTTCTCCTCAAATAATTAATTGTATCTATGCATCTCGACATGCAAAGGATGCAGATCCTCGAGATCCTCGTTTTGCAAAATTGAAGCCCGTATTCCGATGCTCAGTATTAAAGTATGGTGATAGACAGAG TATGCCTCTGATTGTGGAATGGTCGGCTTCTCCTCCACACGATTTGATATTGGCTGGATGTCATGATGGAGTG GTTGCTTTGTGGAAGTTTTCTGTAGATGTCCCATCTGAAG ATGCCAGACCTCTGCTGTGCTTTAGTGCTGAGACAGGTCCTATTAGAGCCCTTACTTGGGCCCCATATGAAGG TGATCCGGAGAGCTCAAATATAATTGTCACTGCTGGGCATGCAGGGCTGAAATTCTGGGACTTGCG TGATCCGTTCCGGCCTCTGTGGGATGCAAATCCCTCACAGCGTTTCATATATGGTCTTGATTGGGTGCCTGATCCAAG ATGTGTCCTTGTATCCTATGATGATGGAACACTACGGATGCTTAGTTTAACGAGAGCTGCATATGATGTTCCAATTACTGGACAACCTTTCAGTGGAACGCAGCTACAAGGATCGCACAGTTATAATTGTTCATCATTTGCCGTATGGAACATTCATGTGTCACGACTAACAG GGATGGTTGCATATTGCTGCGCAGATGGAACTGTACTCTATTTCCAG CTAAAGCAAGAATTACTCTAA
- the LOC110799342 gene encoding uncharacterized protein isoform X7, translating into MEVKTMNKESTNNDEKMKNKKGEGKTSKIAESQGSVGRTAIPLIEFTTSATKTTSNASASDGSGIKVSMFDYTVENHFKAMDMIYKLCGEELNGGLVDGQVERLASTITFLSEWRYFNYNPRTVRFMSKTGRPNGIEAHNEILLSQFSSAMVPKCDMEAGKGPSSVLSTDSRKDFVLYVGGLVWSLDWCPRIDQGTNSRAKCEFIAVAAHPPDSTYHKLGDPRIGRGMIQIWCLLNCTSNDVMQAPVGSIKRKYQTNKVANKGESKVSKPVRPRGRPRKNPIEKITVKDPECQISPPLDIQLPENILEVRPANEIMLSTHASQDTSTLISKAKEKHQIIVVSKEENIQKKPRGNVRKSAIKNSIEDSEYQFIPALAVRLSEHSSNGPPVDENIRIDPSPRKGTQRKRKAVHNENVTVDEISRILNSDGRSFEAPNIEFPESMENISVTEDNLLNASGPLEQTGKRRTSKRVLASDMDCTLAVLRRRLSNKSKACNNLDLDNSGLPIENLGEGPSLASLDETYFQQGNMVSGGDAVTGLPVLSSGGGHILEDVILPRVVLCLGHDGKVAWDVKWRPPADADESVNRHRLGYLAVVLGDGSVEVWEVPSPQIINCIYASRHAKDADPRDPRFAKLKPVFRCSVLKYGDRQSMPLIVEWSASPPHDLILAGCHDGVVALWKFSVDVPSEDARPLLCFSAETGPIRALTWAPYEGDPESSNIIVTAGHAGLKFWDLRDPFRPLWDANPSQRFIYGLDWVPDPRCVLVSYDDGTLRMLSLTRAAYDVPITGQPFSGTQLQGSHSYNCSSFAVWNIHVSRLTGMVAYCCADGTVLYFQVLYR; encoded by the exons ATGGAGGTCAAAACCATGAACAAAGAGTCAACCAATAACGACGAGAAGATGAAGAACAAAAAAGGAGAGGGAAAAACAAGTAAAATAGCGGAATCCCAAGGTTCTGTAGGAAGAACAGCAATACCTTTGATTGAGTTTACTACTTCTGCTACTAAGACTACTAGTAATGCTTCTGCTAGCGACGGTTCGGGCATCAAAGTTTCGATGTTTGATTATACTGTTGAGAATCATTTTAAGGCAATGGATATGATCTACAAGCTTTGTGGTGAAGAGTTAAATGGTGGTTTGGTTGATGGCCAGGTTGAACGCCTAGCATCTACAATCACTTTCCTTAG TGAGTGGAGATACTTCAATTACAATCCAAGAACTGTTCGCTTTATGTCCAAAACAGGACGTCCCAATGGGATTGAAGCTCATAATGAGATACTTTTATCTCAATTCTCATCTGCTATGGTGCCAAAGTGTGATATGGAG GCAGGTAAAGGTCCCAGTTCCGTATTGTCTACTGATTCCAG GAAAGATTTTGTCTTATATGTTGGTGGACTAGTTTGGTCATTGGATTGGTGTCCCAGGATAGATCAAGGAACAAACTCTCGTGCAAAATGTGAG TTTATTGCTGTTGCTGCCCATCCTCCTGATTCAACTTACCACAAGCTTGGAGATCCACGTATTGGCCGAGGGATGATTCAGATATGGTGTCTATTAAACTGTACATCAAACGATGTTATGCAAGCTCCTGTAGGGAGCATAAAACGGAAATATCAAACCAATAAGGTTGCAAATAAGGGAGAGAGTAAAGTCAGCAAACCCGTGAGGCCTAGAGGAAGACCTAGAAAGAATCCAATAGAGAAAATTACTGTCAAAGACCCTGAATGTCAGATCAGTCCACCTCTTGATATTCAGCTTCCAGAAAATATATTAGAGGTGCGTCCTGCTAATGAAATCATGCTGAGCACTCATGCCTCCCAGGATACATCAACTCTTATCagtaaagcaaaagaaaaacatCAAATTATTGTGGTTTCTAAGGAGGAAAACATACAAAAGAAACCCAGAGGAAATGTTAGAAAGAGTGCAATTAAGAATTCGATTGAAGATTCTGAATACCAGTTTATACCAGCTCTTGCTGTTCGGCTTTCAGAACATTCATCGAATGGGCCTCCTGTGGATGAAAATATACGGATTGACCCTTCTCCAAGGAAAGGAAcgcaaagaaaaaggaaagctgTCCATAATGAAAATGTTACAGTGGATGAAATTTCAAGAATTCTCAATTCTGATGGACGGTCTTTTGAAGCTCCTAACATTGAGTTTCCAGAAAGTATGGAAAACATTTCCGTAACAGAAGATAATTTATTGAATGCCTCAGGGCCTCTTGAACAAACTGGTAAAAGGCGTACCAGTAAAAGAGTGCTTGCATCTGATATGGATTGCACTCTTGCAGTGTTGAGGAGAAGGTTGAGTAACAAGTCAAAAGCATGTAATAACTTAGACCTTGACAACAGTGGTTTGCCAATTGAAAATTTGGGTGAGGGACCTTCTCTAGCAAGTCTAGACGAAACTTACTTTCAACAAGGTAATATGGTATCAGGAGGAGATGCTGTTACTGGTCTCCCAGTTCTGAGTTCCGGTGGTGGTCATATCCTAGAGGATGTTATTCTCCCTAGAGTTGTCTTGTGCCTGGGTCATGATGGAAAGGTTGCATGGGATGTGAAATGGCGCCCCCCAGCTGATGCTGATGAATCTGTTAACAGGCATAGATTGGGCTATCTTGCTGTTGTTCTTGGGGATGGATCTGTGGAAGT GTGGGAAGTTCCTTCTCCTCAAATAATTAATTGTATCTATGCATCTCGACATGCAAAGGATGCAGATCCTCGAGATCCTCGTTTTGCAAAATTGAAGCCCGTATTCCGATGCTCAGTATTAAAGTATGGTGATAGACAGAG TATGCCTCTGATTGTGGAATGGTCGGCTTCTCCTCCACACGATTTGATATTGGCTGGATGTCATGATGGAGTG GTTGCTTTGTGGAAGTTTTCTGTAGATGTCCCATCTGAAG ATGCCAGACCTCTGCTGTGCTTTAGTGCTGAGACAGGTCCTATTAGAGCCCTTACTTGGGCCCCATATGAAGG TGATCCGGAGAGCTCAAATATAATTGTCACTGCTGGGCATGCAGGGCTGAAATTCTGGGACTTGCG TGATCCGTTCCGGCCTCTGTGGGATGCAAATCCCTCACAGCGTTTCATATATGGTCTTGATTGGGTGCCTGATCCAAG ATGTGTCCTTGTATCCTATGATGATGGAACACTACGGATGCTTAGTTTAACGAGAGCTGCATATGATGTTCCAATTACTGGACAACCTTTCAGTGGAACGCAGCTACAAGGATCGCACAGTTATAATTGTTCATCATTTGCCGTATGGAACATTCATGTGTCACGACTAACAG GGATGGTTGCATATTGCTGCGCAGATGGAACTGTACTCTATTTCCAG GTGCTTTACAGGTGA